The genome window AGCGGCGAGATGCGCGCGGCGATCGCGGGCCGCGGCACCCCGAGCTCTCTGGCGAGCTCGGCGAACGAGAGCCGCCCGTCGGTGCGCAGCAGCGCCAGGGCTTCTTCGGTGATCGAATCCATAAAATCCTTCGACGCTGGAGGTCTCACTAAATGCTATGGACTGGCTTGTCTCTGTCAATATACGCGAACAAATGCGAACCGGAGCGATCAATTTATCTATTGAACGCAATCCAGAACGAAAACATGATTTGACGGGGCCGTCAGACTCCCTGCACACTGAAGTCGCCGACGCCGGTGGCGCCCGGTTTTTGCCCAAAGGAGTGTGCAAATGAAGAAAGCCGCAGCATCGATCTGCCTCGCCGCCGCGCTGGCGGTCACCCTCGCCGGATGCGCGTCCGGCAGCGACGCCGGAACCGCTTCCGGCGGCACGAAAAGTTCCTCCGCCGGCCCCGCCGGCCTGATCCACCCCGGCAAGCTCACGGCGTGCATCGACCCGGAGTACGCCCCGCTCGAGTACTACAAGAACGGCACGGACGGCGACATCGTCGGCTTCGACGCCGACGGCATCCGCGCCCTCGCCAAGCACTGGGGCGTGCAGGCCGACCTCGTCGTCACCTCGTTCGACGGTCTCATGCCGCAGCTCCAGTCGAGCGCCTGCGACGTGATCTTCGGCGGCCTCTACATGACGGACGCCCGCCTCCAGGTCGCCGACGCGAGCGCTGTGATGAAGGCCGGACCGACCATCATCACCACCCCGGCCCGCGCGGGAAAGATCACCAGCAAGACCGACCTGTGCGGCCTGACCGTCGCGGCGCAGGCAGCCTCGTCCAATGCGCTCACCATCAAGGCGCTCTCGGACACCTGCACGAGCGACGGCAAGAAGGCGATCAACCTCGTGGAGTACCCCAAGACCGCGGAGACCGTGCTCGCCGTCGTCAACGGCAAGGCCGACGCGCTCGCGGAGACCAACGTCGCCGCGGCCTACATGGTCACCCAGAACAAGGGCCAGCTGAAGATCGCGCCCAACGTGCTGGAACTCGACACCACCTTCGGCGTCTTCAGCCGCAAGGGCGACGCGCTGTCGCCGTCGATCGCGAGCGGCCTCGCGGCCCTGCGCGCGGACGGCACGCTCGCCGGCATCGCCAAGCAGTACGGCCTCGACCCGGCCATCACCGAGGTCAAGTAGGCACCTGGCGAAACGGAAAGGCGAGTCCCATGGGTTTCGATCCCCAGATCTTCTTCCAGCAACTGCTGAGTCCCTCCTACCTGGTCGGAGCGCTGCTCTCGATCGGCGTGGCGTTCGTCTCGCTCGTGATCGCCACCGTCATCGGCTTCGTCGTCGCCCTCGGGCGCACGGGGAAGTCGAAGGCGGGGCGCATCCCGGCGGGCGTCTACGTCTGGTTCTTCCGGGCGATCCCGGCGCTGCTGGTGCTGCTGATCATGTGGAACGCCCTTCCGCAGCTCATCCCCGCGCTGCGCTCGGACTGGTACTCGCCGTTCGTCGCCGCGTCGATCGGCCTCGGACTGGTCGAGGCGGCGTTCATGGCGGAGATCATCCGCTCCGCGCTGCTGAGCGTGGACGACGGGCAGGCGCTGGCCGGCCGTGCACTCGGCATCAAGCCGGCCGGCGTCATGCTCCGGATCGTCCTGCCGCAGGCCATCCGGATCGCGCTGCCGCCGACCACCAACGAGTTCATCGGGCTGATCAAGTACTCCTCGCTCGCGTCGGTGATCTCCCTCCGGGAGCTGCTGACGACGGCGCAGGTGGGCGTGAACA of Leifsonia shinshuensis contains these proteins:
- a CDS encoding amino acid ABC transporter permease; translated protein: MGFDPQIFFQQLLSPSYLVGALLSIGVAFVSLVIATVIGFVVALGRTGKSKAGRIPAGVYVWFFRAIPALLVLLIMWNALPQLIPALRSDWYSPFVAASIGLGLVEAAFMAEIIRSALLSVDDGQALAGRALGIKPAGVMLRIVLPQAIRIALPPTTNEFIGLIKYSSLASVISLRELLTTAQVGVNITFRYAEYYAVAIIYYLVIVSVITLIQTLIERRFAWISVKTEKKRKTVAVPAGGLS
- a CDS encoding transporter substrate-binding domain-containing protein produces the protein MKKAAASICLAAALAVTLAGCASGSDAGTASGGTKSSSAGPAGLIHPGKLTACIDPEYAPLEYYKNGTDGDIVGFDADGIRALAKHWGVQADLVVTSFDGLMPQLQSSACDVIFGGLYMTDARLQVADASAVMKAGPTIITTPARAGKITSKTDLCGLTVAAQAASSNALTIKALSDTCTSDGKKAINLVEYPKTAETVLAVVNGKADALAETNVAAAYMVTQNKGQLKIAPNVLELDTTFGVFSRKGDALSPSIASGLAALRADGTLAGIAKQYGLDPAITEVK